The Impatiens glandulifera chromosome 3, dImpGla2.1, whole genome shotgun sequence genome contains a region encoding:
- the LOC124930594 gene encoding U-box domain-containing protein 5-like, whose translation MKYQFQYEITAKVHNSMCLKLKSLIDETLKIFADMESARPGCKSGIEALCSIQTSIEKAKLLILHCSESSKLYLAVMGNKIKLRCQRIRDSLQFCLSQIQKKVPCLLAEQV comes from the exons ATGAAGTACCAATTTCAATATGAAATTACAGCAAAAGTGCACAATTCCATGTGCTTAAAGCTGAAATCTTTGATAGATGAAACTTTGAAGATTTTTGCAGATATGGAGTCTGCTAGGCCAGGGTGTAAATCAGGAATAGAAGCTCTTTGCTCTATACAAACTTCTATTGAGAAGGCTAAGTTGCTTATTCTTCATTGTTCTGAGTCCAGTAAACTTTACCTG gCTGTTATGGGGAATAAGATAAAGTTGAGATGCCAGAGAATAAGGGATTCTCTTCAATTTTGTTTAAGCCAGATTCAAAAAAAGGTCCCCTGCTtattggctgaacaggtttga